From the genome of Nicotiana tabacum cultivar K326 chromosome 2, ASM71507v2, whole genome shotgun sequence:
TGCAAAAAGGCTTTTTTCCATGTCTCTCCAAATGGCCATCACGTGAAGCCATCGTTTTGGATATGTTAGGGAAACCTAAACTTGCACTTATTTGTGCATTTATTAATGTACAAACGATTGAGTTAAGgtgttaaaataaaaatataataagtaaaTTTATACTGAAGGATAATAAACGAGTGCGAGTTTAGATTCCCCTTCAACTTATGTGAATATATTAATTGAGTTTGTAAGTTGTCATACATTTATATAGTtatgaaattgatgattttacatATATTATAGTAATATTATAGAAGTTTAccattaagaataaaattaataaatttaggttaaattatttttaaatttatttctttttaagaccgattaaaataataaatttgtaTAAATTAAAACTAAGAAATATGGGATTTTTTTGTAGGATGTATTAGGAAAAATATTACATATGTATTAGCTTTTGTGTTATTAATCCCTTGTTTGGTAATTTTGCTATAACTTGTATTAGTTATATACCGTATTCAAtactatttatatatatatatatatatatatatatatatatatatatatatatatatatatatatagcaaatCAAGTGTTTCACCCATTCATAATTTTTTATACATCGATAAGCATATATAAAGACAGAATTACCCTTTCAAGACCTTTAATATACTGAACCAAACAATTGATAAGAAACAATCTCAACATAACTAATTtcaacataaaaaaaattatttttattaattctaatattattaatatattatatttaatattattcTTATACATCTTGCCAAACGACCCTCTAGTTAAAAGTACCCAAAACGCGCGTGCCATTAttctcctttttttgtttttttatttctcCAGATTGTGATTTTGGATGCCTTTTCCAACTGTCTCTCTGCTTCTGCAAGCCTCGACTTGAGAACTCTTTGGAAACCAAACAAACATTTTGGTCAAACTATTTAATAATTTGAGATGGACTATGCATTAGCTTCACTCATTACAGTTCTCAGTGTGTTGGTGCTTGTGCTTTCATTGTTGGCTTACCTATATTCTATAGGaaataattttccaatcttgtaGAAATAAAGTGTGCCCTCCTGAATTTATTGTTATTGTAATTATTGTGGTGTATTCGTTGTTTCAtcatttgttatttttcatccaCAAAAAAATCGAGTAACTTTATTTATCAAAACTTAGAAtacttattttacttttacaTATTGTGTTAGTGATGCAAACAATACTGAGACAATAAATGAAAGATTAGCTTGGCAAAAGAATATGATATCAAAAGCAACATGTGCATAATTTTTATAAGTTGTAGTGAAGTTGCTGAACTTTGTATTTTCTTAATAATATTTTCAGGTGTGTTCAACATGGAGAGCAGTGTCACGTTCCGATCTTCTCTGGCAAAATTTAACCCTCAAAATATGGAACCGCCGCCATCTTCTCCGCCAAACATGGCACAACGAATACATATACTGGCACCAAACTTCCAACAATTTCCGCCAACGTACGTACATTTACCACACTCTCCATTTTGTACCTGCAAACAACAACGACGACAACAACAACGACGGCCTTTCTTGTCGTCGTCTCGCATTGTCCGATCGTCATTTAGCCGTCGGGTTCTCCGACGGTTCGGTTCAGTTGTTTCATCTACCTACTAGGGTTCATTTATCGACGTTTCATCCCCAACTCCGTGACCGGCTTGGCCGGTACTCTAGAGCTGTTTCCGGGATCATTTTGTCGGATGAGAACCAGCTTGTTTTTGCTTCTCTAGATGGTGATATACATGTGGCAGTCATCGGCGGAGCCGCCCCGCCCCGCCGTGCACACTTAGGAGACGTGGTGAATGACGGCGCTTTAGTGGACTTCGCCGGCTGTGATCAGTGGTGGGTTGGCCTCTATGCAGGTGAATTCATAACTTTGTCTATTGTTCTCTTTTTAGGTCACGTAATTAATTTGTGTTTGTATGTGCTTTCTTTTTACCGTACGTAGTGTACTGCTAAAAGTTGATTTTTGTGGGTATTAGGATTAATTTATccaaaaaatttaaaacagaGAGAAAAACAGATTAAAATTCCTGTCCAACTAAATTGTACAATATCATGACTAATTATGAAGCAATGTGATGGAGAATATAGGATATTATAGTGTTAAAATTTATACTATAATAAGCTTTTCTGTTGAATACAATTTACTTTTCAGAGTCGGGATGCAAGATTTCAAAAGGAAGCTTGATTAACTTTTCCTTGAGcaatgtttttcttttccttgggaCTGTTagggaaaaaacaaaagaaaaagtatCTTCCTATTTAGCTTGCTGTCCCAACAAAATAAAAGATTAAACCATATTTGTTAAAGTTGGAGCGACAAAAAGATGAAAGCAGGTTAACTATAATAATGCCTTGATTTACGTTATCACGCGTTGAACCAAGTAGTGGTTCTAATTAAAATGGACAAGGAGACAAAATGTAGAGTAGAATTATTCCATTTTCCATGCAAGGAGCAAGGCAAATGAGagtaaaatttttaattttatcgACTTGCCAATGCCTGAAGTAAAAGTTGGACTCTATTACTATCCTAAGTAATTACACCTATTAATTTCTCATCATTAGTCTACCGTTTCAGTAAATGCTAAACTCAATAAGTACTTTCAATTTGATTATTTGTAGCGTGATCCAAGCTTTTCATCATATGTAAAAGTGTCTCCTTTTTTTTTGGATAATATTTCAGGTGTTCCGGGCCGTGCATTTCACATATGGAATAGTGAAACGGAGGAGCTAATCTTCGTCGGCGGTGACTTAACCGATCCAGAAGCAGTAATGGGTTGGCACCTCCTCACCGAGTTAACCGAGCTCGTGAGCCGTATCCGGCTCACAACTCAAGACGCAGCCGTGGCATGCACTGGCCTACGCCTTGTTGTAATCAACTTAAGAAACCAAGGCCTGATAATCCAAGAACGATCCTTCCAACAAGGACTCATCGTAGGATCTTTCGATGCCACGAACGAATTGCTCGTGGCAGTGGACGGACAGAGCGTTGCCACTGTCCGCCAAGTGGAGGATTTGGAGGAGGCATGCAGGTTTAACGTGAGGGGAGCGTCTCAACGTGGAGTTGTTGGATGCATGAATAGTAGTGGGTACGCAGTAATGTATGTGGGAGGAGTTATTAGGGTTTGGGCGGTACAAAATGGGGCGTATCTTTATAGTTTAAGGGAGAGAATAGGGGAAGTAAATGCTATACTTGCAAATGAAAGGCATATAGTAGCTTGTTCTAGTGATGGTACTATTCATTTGTGGGACTTTGGGGCTCAATAGCAGTTGAGGGGGTTATTAGCATTTTGCATTTTCCTAATTGGTATAGTAGAAAACAATTAAACTGGACATGATTAATTGTTTTTGTTATACATTTTTTATGAGGAGCGTAACGACgtctttgggggggggggggggtgtttagaGGGAGGGAAAGGTTTTAAACATTTAGGGTTATGAGGACTTCTCTTTTTATGTAGAAGTGAAACAATTTGAAGCTCAAATGTGATTCTTCTATTTGGTTGGCAACTTATGTTATTACAGAAACAGAAAATATACTCATGTGCTGTCATAAAAGGTTTAAATATACTCTTCATTAtactttgagttcaaatataCTCCTTTTCCGTTAAGTTTGTCCAAAGTGGACATCCAATACTATGTGATACTgacatttgatgaggtggatgtCACATGGCTTGCCACCTCAGCGCCCCTAACCCATTTTGCCCctctcttctattttttttctacCACTAAAATTTCCTTTCCATCCACCACTATTGCCACCATTACCATTaccataaaaaaaattatatttcaaattttagtcttttatatATGGATTAGGGGCGCTGAGGTGGCATGTCATGtggcatccacctcatcaaatatCAGTGTCACGTAGGATTGGATGTCCACTTTGGACAAACTTACAGTACAAGAAATGAGTTTATTAGTGGCGACAAAGGTCGCCACCGAAAGTCAAAACGTCGCCACAAATGATCTTTAGCGGCGACTCTAATGGTCATTGAGTATACTAAGTAGTTGATACTTATCTGTGACGACCATGGTATGGTAAGATCTCTCCAAATGGTATAAGATATCGCCACAAATGGTATGGTAAGATCTCTCCAAATATTGACTTTGAGAAATAATCGCCACTGAATGTTACAATTGGTGGCGACTCAGATCGCCGGTATAGGCATTTCGTGGCAACTATAGTCGCCAcagaaaattattaatttagtggCAATATTAGTCGTCACAGAAAGTCTCACCTTTTGTGTCAACTTGCGTCGCCACTGATGCTATTTGGTTTTGATGGCAGCTGAGAATCGCCACCAAAAGATATTTTTGTGTCAACAAAAGGTCGCCACAAATAAGCTTCTTTGAAAATTTAATCACTAGAAAAGCATTTTTTTAACTAAAAGTAATACACAGTTTTTtcatatatttatattaaaacgCCAAACAATAATACAATTCATTAATATTGTGAAATCTGAACAATAGATTCTTTTCATTGCTATAAGGTCAACTCAACATAAAGTAGTCAATACATTATCATTGTGCGtacaaacaacaaatcacataaaCAATTTTCATATACGCCAATGTATTCTACCATATACAAAAAGAATAGTCAGTAAACTAGTCCAATATCTTCAAAGTACCGCAACATCTTCAAAAAACTCCTTGAGCAACTTCATTTCCCCATTGTTGAATATTTCATCCTTgctattaagaaaaataaaaagatacatTAGTATATGCAACATGTAAAAGGAATGCAAATTCTTAGTCAAGTACTAGAGGGGAGGTCGGATACTCACTTGACAGAACATAGTTCAAGGTTCATGCATAGCGACAATTAGaaaactaaataactaattaattGTAGTTTCTCATTATTAATGAACAAATGAAAAATGAAACGATTGATTGCATTTTCTCATTACTACCAACATCGATATTAAAATAAAACGTAAGGACTAAATATTTGAAAGTATCTAGAGAAGAAAATTATGCTGTCTTAGTTTATTGGAATCCCTTAGACTCAGGGAGAAACTAATTGGTACATAGCACATCATCTACAAACTTATACTTGTATGGAAGAAGCAACAAGATAAAAATGATAAATCTGCTATGCACCTCATGAAGAAAAGACTCAGAATGCTAGGGAACTTATAGTACCTTTGATAAAATCCTAGCAAGGAAACTAAAATCTCTATAACATAATTTCAAGTTCATTCCTCATCTTGTCTTCCATAAACAACTAAAGAATCTGACTTCTATGAACGTCAAAAATATTATTGGCCACTCATATCCATGTATGGAAATTGAACTCCACCATATTTTGTTTGCAATTGATAATCTAGAGgtctttttacaaaaaaaaatagataataaTAGGATCTAATGGCACCACACTTCGACAAATCTAACTCGATGCATTATAACAACAATAAACCAAAACAGGGAAAGGACCAAATGGCCTATACTTTTAGATTGCCAAAACTATGAGGGAGAAAGGCATCAGATGCTTAGCATTAAAGTGAACAGGGAGAGTAAAGGTCCATATTATTTCACTGTAAATATCCGAACACCCAAAAAATACATGTTTACCTGTTGCATTCTTATCATCATCGCATCCACCTTCACTTAGATCATTTTGTCAAATTTTATATCCATGTGTGAGCGCTCCTCTTCTAGTTTCCTTTGCAACTTAGAAGCCACTTGTTCTtctaattttctttccaaatcaacagCCATTTGTTCACGTTCTTCTTGCAATTTTCTATCCATTTCCGCTTGCATCTGTTGGCACATACTTTCCATGGCAGAAGACATACCTGCCTCTAAGTCTAATTGCTGCATACGACTCTTTTTTGGAGGCCTCTTTCCGTATCCTTTTCCACGAACATAGCCAGTTCGTTCACCAAGTACAGTGGTTAAAATCTCATCTGCACTAATTGGAAGCTCATTTTCTTCAGATTGTTGTTGAGCCACAATTTCTTGGAGTAGGCCCTACAATTATGGATAACAGTTTACACTATAAAATAGGAAGCACattgcaaaaaataaaatactgatGTAAAGAAATTACATGAATTTGTTGTGACTGTGGATCCGACCACACCTATTTTCCTCGGTCATTTTTACGAGTGTGTTGGAGTTCCCAAACTCGATCTGGTGCTGCATTTGTTCTATTATCAGGATTTCTCTATGATTtataacaacaaatgaaaataGTTTACATTTATAACCTCATAATAACAACAATGAATTAGAAATAATTATATAGTGGTAGGGGTAAATGCATTTGTACCGTCGATTCCTCCACTTCGGCAAATGACTTTGAGCCACATGAGTGCTTAGTTGTTTGTTTCCCCCTGTTTAGTTTGTTCCTCTCACTCACAGCCTGCAATTAAATAAATACATTAAGAGCCAACGTTTAAATGGtaatttattatgcatttttattatcAAGTTACCTTGAATGCTAGACTTCCAAAATGTTCTGCCAGAGACACCCAATCTTCAGGTGTAATATCATCTGGCCTATGAGACAATCTCTCTTCATCAGTATCATAGAGGAAGTAGTCAGCATGCAGTCGAGTCTTCCATGCTCTAAAAAGCCTTTGCATAGTGTCGATCACAAGAGCTTGCAACACATGTTGTCGCATACCACTAGCTTCAAATTTATCCTAAGATAAATATGTAAAGCTATTGAAAGTAAATATAACGTGTGACACAAAAGTCAATTTGACATTGAAAGTAAATTATTACCTTAACCTTCAATCACATTGCTTCTCCATGTTTTGCAATTATTGCCTGCTAATTACCATCTCTAAAAGAGATAGTGCTTCGCTTAATCAAGCCACAATAGTTAACAATATCCCTAGACCCAGGACCCACGGCTCTTATAATGTCATCTGGAATGACAATAGAAATTTTACTTCCGTGCTTCGTTTTTATGTCCACTTGTAAAGATTTATATTTTCCTCTGCCTTTCTTTGATTTGTTGCACGAAGCTGTGACGCAAAAGATCCACATAAACCGTTGTTAATTCACTGTTATCATTGTTATTTTGCTTTATAGAATCACTTTAAGCATTACAAAAAAGCATATGGTAAGATATTTGTTTCAGTGGGAAGATAAAGTAGTTGAAAATAAGAGGCTAGATTCAGGAAGTTTTGCTCAATAAATATGGATGAATATTCAAAGGCTAGTTTCCAGGAAGCCAAACAGTTACCAACATGTTGAGCATGTAATAGCCAACatgtattatttttataaatcttCATATTGCTCCCTGAAATACCAACTGAAATCATAATTCGATTTCAATAGAGAACTAACCTGGGCCACTATTTTCAATCTCCGGAGTTGGATGTGCACTTTCAACAAAAATCTGTGATGAGTGTGACTCAATCGGAAGTCCATGGCGAGAGTTACTTGATCCAGATTCTATTGAAGCTTGTATTTGCGACTGAAATGCTTGTGGCGGTGACTGTCGCTGAGATACTTGTGGCAGTATTTGTCTCTGAGATACTTGTGGCTGCGTTTGTGTCCGAAATCCTCCAATGTTGTCACGTCCACGGCCCTTTCCATCCCTTCCACCTCTACCTCGTCCAATTCCTGTCATTTAATTTCCTGCAGCATCATATAAGAAGTATGAATAAAGATTCATATTTTAGCATAACCTATGCATAGTCCAGGAACTATAGAGAAATTTCAGATTGAGTGAAAATATATTGAGAAAAAGAAGCCAAATATCGGATCTGCATAGGAAAATCAACAAGATATATCAATCAAAACAGAAAAGAATAATAGAATTATTCTCTTACAAAGAGAACCAAAACCAGCAAGATATAACAATCCAAATAGAAAAGAATAATAGAATTATTCTCTTGCAAAGAGAATCAAACCACTTAATAAGTTCTAAATATTACACATAAGACTCACTTTAAATGTCCAAATAAGAACCACTGTTTATCTAAATCCCATAAAAAAGAGCAGCCAAAAGTTATATAAGAAAACACCACAGAAAGACATAAGAAATCTATTTTTTGGTCACTCCACGTCATTGTCCTCTATGtcaatgtcattttcttcactgTCCTTTGGAAGACTATTCATATCCTCCATGTTCGTATACCCAAAAACATCATGAATCATTTCAGGAATATTATCCTCTTCAACATTTTCATCCTCTACTTCATTATTGTTTGCAACATTAGAATTTTCAACTCTTACTAACACTTCTCCATGCAAGTCCCACACTTTGTAACTCTCCCAAAAGCCCTTACCCAACAAGTCTCTTCTTACTTGGATTCTTGCCTTGAACACGGTATTTCTACATCCTTTACAAGGACAACGAATCACGGTACTCACATTTGGTTGACTGTATGCCCAATCAAGAAAGCTGTCCATCCCTTTAATATACCTTATGTCACATCTATTCTTAATATTTAACCAACTTTTATCCATCTTTATTTTCTACAATAAAAAATCCAACCAATTAATAAGTAAAAAGTGTAATGTGATCAATAATCAGAACAAACAAAGTTATATAGGCATGTGTTGAACCAGGGGCGGATCTATGTAAGGAATTGGGGGTGGCACGCCACCCGGTCGTTCGGATAAAGTTTTATATACATACTAGTATTTTTCACAAAAACGCCTACATAAGGAACAAGTGGCACCCCAAGTCACAAAATGACTGAAGGTGCCATGGTTGAAGTTCTGAAATTCCATGCACAACACCCGGGATCCACTCTCCAGATGCTCTCATTGTTCCCTTTTAGcctttattttctttatgttctttttGTTAATTTCTCTTATTTGTTTCATCTTAAATATTCACTTTTCTTATACAGTTCCAATTTTATTATTTATGTTCCTTTTGtcaatttctcttatttttttcatCTTAAATATTCAGTTTTCTTATACAattctaattttattatttatttatattatatatttgcTTCCTTTGTCTTTTCCTGGATGTTCGTATTTTATTTGGATGGATATAATCTAATCATTTTCTTTTTATCCATAtaatgttattttattaattacaatttttttttatagtgaTGCATCAAAGACATAATATAATATTAATCAGCTACATGTAGATGGAAGGGGTGTATCACATATTCGTTTatgcataattttttttaaaattggattGAATAAATTCAAAATGGATCGAACCGAACCAAAGTAATCCAAAACGGATCGAATCGACTGAATGTACACCCTAATTCAATCTTCTTCACTAGTGATCGTTTTACATTAAAATAGTGACACCCGTAGCcatcaaatcctggatccgccccTGTGTTGAACTATGCAATTCTGGCCGAGTACAAATACTAGCAAAAATACTTCTAGTAAAAAAGAATTTCAGTTCACATATATAACTATGCAAAGACTCTCAACCCACATCTCATATAAGGAACAATAACTGCTACTATTAATTATGTAGTTgctttacaaaataaaataatttcagcTGTtacatacaaaaaaataaaagatactaCCTATTAAAAggtttagacaaaaatttaattacacaaaaCTACTTTTATTAGcttaattttaacttattaataatattcaaaattcaatgataaaaaaaaatctacACACCCTAGCAGTAGCAGGAACAGAgaaaccaaataaagaaaaaaggaaaataaggtAAACATAGAAGTGAGAGAAGCAATAGAAGCTTTTGCCTCATAGCTTGAGCCGTAGAAGCTTTTGCCACTGGCAAAGTCGAAACATTCATCTTTGAACACAATCAAACTCGCTAATAAATATGGACTCAAATACCCACGATTAACCATTCATATATATAGAGATGGATCAAAAAAtaaacagagaaaaaaaaaatcaataaaccCACAAAACAACACAAAATTTTAGGAAATAGAAAGAGAAACTAACCCAATTTGGTGTGCAAGTAGAATGAGAAACATGCCTAGGACATGGGTTCTTCGACGGAAatgaaatttttggaagaaatcgtTGTTAACTTCTTGAATTTTGGGTATACTTAGGGTTGCTTTTGAGGGAAAATGAGTTAAAAGAGTGAAAAGGAGTACCTTTGAGTCTCTGACCCAAAAACGTAGGTAAGATTTGCTTTTTTGTTCATTTTACTTTTTGTCCTTTTCCGGAGTCTTTTTGTTTTTCACCAAAATAAACGTATAGTGGCGACTAAGTCCCCACAATAGACCTTTTAGAGGCGACAAAATATAAATCGCCACAAAAACTTTTGGAGACAAACTTTTCTTGAGCGGGAATTTTTTTCCAGCCTTTTTGTGGCACATATTTGTTGCAACCTATGTAAAGTCGCTAATAAAAACGTATATTTTGTAGCGACAAAGAAGTCGCCACGAAATCTATATATTTTCTGTGGCGACTTTAGGGAGTCGCCTCCAAATCCCTTATTTCCGTGGCAACAAATGTAGTCGCCACTGAAAACCTCCTTTCTTGTAGTGTTAACATAAatgggtatatttgaaccaatagtattTCATGGCAGGTGGCGTCTCTTCTCCCGTAGACGTGAAAGCCCCTTTCCCATTTGGTTTCGTTGTGCTACAATGAGGGGGAGGCGACCTCTCGCGCCTGAGGGAAGCAATGGGTGTCACATCATCGCCCAGTGTTTCATAACTCTCGTTGGTAGCGTTCATGAGGCTGCTGGGGACGTCACATGTCGCCCTAGTTCTGTTTCCTTGGTTACCTGCCATGGAAATTTCTATACGTGCAGAGAAGGAGAAAAACTTTGTGGCTCATTAGGTTAGCAAATCCCGTGAGTTGTAGATCTAATGAAAACAAAAAGATTAGCTAAGAAATCAACACAGACGGTGCCAAACTGTTTTAGATATAGGTTTAAACACTTAGATTTTCTGATAAAATAGAGTTAGAGCCGTTTTTAACTTGTGGAAGTGTTTGGCAACAAAAAAATAGgcttaaaaaaagttaaaatctgcTTTAAAAAAAGCCAAAACCAATAAGTTGGCAAACCCAACTTTTTCTAACTTGGCTTTAAAAGCCATATTGCTTTGACCAAAGATATTACATTCTTATCCCTTATAATTTTTCTTAATCCCGAAATTACCCTTAAGTAAAAACCCTACAACATACTATTTTTTTTTCCATTCTCCAATATTTGTCAATTTTTTGAAGTTCTTAACGTGAAGCAAACAATAGTTTTTTAAATAATGTTTGATACATTccaatattttgtaaatattgttcttttggcttctttttttggttccataacatttaatttttttagtcGTTgaatccttcctttttttttttaattggtgTAACTATATTCTAAAATCAAATTATTCAATGAATTTACGTGTTACCCCTGAATTTGAAGCTATGAACGGAAAATATAATATTATGGTCATCATCTTCTTTATAATTTTAACAACTTTAAGGATATTTCAGTCATTTTAACAAGAAAAAGTGCTTACCAGCACTTGTTTACCAAACACTTCATCAGCTTGTTTTaagtttcagcacttttatccaaacacgtaactgcttatttataaaataagTTCCAGCACTTATAAAGTACTTTAAAGTACTTAACTTAAAAGCCACTTTTTTTAAGCCAATTCAAACGGGCCCTTAATCTTAGTCAAAAGATATATTAAccgattttgtagcaagatgataCAGGTATTATCTAAGTAGCAATAAATGGTGACAACATTGTTAtattcaatgatccaaaaatgaagGAGGTAgcattaaataacaataaatagcaatggatgacatttaagtaaataaaagcaTGTGAGTCACCCGAAAAGGGTAAGATTCTTTAGTATTCTTTCTGAGaatgatgaatgattgatgaGCCTTCGAATATTCGGATTCTCCTTGGATTGTGGGAGAAAAGTTAGACAAGGATcttaagaaaaatatatattttgtatgtgtatAATAAAGTAAGAATCTTCAGAGAATGTCAATGTGTTGTCTTACAAATGAGTGTTCCATGTCCCCTATAACTATGTCTCTTTCTATATATAAGGGGACATGTGCCacaaaaccctaatagtacagatctagagaatattcactagaatattctctttaaagtCTTATCCTAAAACTAGCCGTTATTACTCTGTTTAAGAAAAGTGCTCGTCCTCGACCTTGATCTCTATTGACTCCTCGACCCAGTCCTTCATCTCTTGTTAGACCACTTCGACCTTGAATAAGCCTTTTGTCGAAGTAATGCCGGTGACATGTGGCAGCCTTCGAAGGCCCTCTTAATGCTGATATAGTCTAAACATAACTAAGATAATTTTTGGCCCAAACATGCGTAATATGGGCGAAGTGCAGCAATAGCCACTTTTAAgcttgttatttaaaatatattcataatttataatatatttaaagattagtcaatTCACCCAAACTccaggactaagtgtcctgaatTTGAAAATTCAGGACTTAGTATTCTAAATTTTTGAgttgctaatttgaaattcaggactagtgtcctgaatttctgaactattcatttaaaattcaggacataagattcgaacttctggacataatttttgaattttaggACACGATGTCCTGACGTTTGAACTTTGAGGTTTAAAATTCTAGGATGTTG
Proteins encoded in this window:
- the LOC107769825 gene encoding uncharacterized protein LOC107769825 isoform X2 — protein: MRQHVLQALVIDTMQRLFRAWKTRLHADYFLYDTDEERLSHRPDDITPEDWVSLAEHFGSLAFKAVSERNKLNRGKQTTKHSCGSKSFAEVEESTHQIEFGNSNTLVKMTEENRAYSKKLWLNNNLKKMSFQLVQMRF
- the LOC107764579 gene encoding transcriptional regulator STERILE APETALA-like, with the translated sequence MSSSEEVGGGDGGNGGGDGGRGTGGRPSSPRRRRGGGNGVWPEPFLEALALQIAIDASRSIGRLAAAQALSSLFQVCSTWRAVSRSDLLWQNLTLKIWNRRHLLRQTWHNEYIYWHQTSNNFRQRTYIYHTLHFVPANNNDDNNNDGLSCRRLALSDRHLAVGFSDGSVQLFHLPTRVHLSTFHPQLRDRLGRYSRAVSGIILSDENQLVFASLDGDIHVAVIGGAAPPRRAHLGDVVNDGALVDFAGCDQWWVGLYAGVPGRAFHIWNSETEELIFVGGDLTDPEAVMGWHLLTELTELVSRIRLTTQDAAVACTGLRLVVINLRNQGLIIQERSFQQGLIVGSFDATNELLVAVDGQSVATVRQVEDLEEACRFNVRGASQRGVVGCMNSSGYAVMYVGGVIRVWAVQNGAYLYSLRERIGEVNAILANERHIVACSSDGTIHLWDFGAQ
- the LOC107769825 gene encoding uncharacterized protein LOC107769825 isoform X3 encodes the protein MRQHVLQALVIDTMQRLFRAWKTRLHADYFLYDTDEERLSHRPDDITPEDWVSLAEHFGSLAFKAVSERNKLNRGKQTTKHSCGSKSFAEVEESTRNPDNRTNAAPDRVWELQHTRKNDRGK
- the LOC107769825 gene encoding uncharacterized protein LOC107769825 isoform X1, which codes for MRQHVLQALVIDTMQRLFRAWKTRLHADYFLYDTDEERLSHRPDDITPEDWVSLAEHFGSLAFKAVSERNKLNRGKQTTKHSCGSKSFAEVEESTHQIEFGNSNTLVKMTEENRCGRIHSHNKFMAYSKKLWLNNNLKKMSFQLVQMRF